The following coding sequences lie in one Cupriavidus sp. WKF15 genomic window:
- a CDS encoding M3 family metallopeptidase, protein MDQALNNPLLDFTDLPRFSEIRPEHISPALDVLLERAQAAVARAEDPATPSDWASAVEALEAVTEPLGRAWGVVGHLSAVADTPELRKAHAENLPRMTEFWSSLGQSLALYEKYKALAASPEFAGMSAARHQLIENELRGFRLGGAELPEDKKPRFAEIQEQQAQLSKAFSDHVLDATNAYALIIEDPARLSGLPEDAQEAARHAAEKDGKAGWKFTLHFPSYFPVLQYADDRALRQTLYEANVTRASEHGAQYGSGQADWDNTANMREQLALRREEAQMLGYQCYGEVSLVPKMAESPAEVLKFLDELAVKARPYAEQDWAELKAYAAAELGLAELAPWDVAYASEKLREQRYAFSENEVKQYFPEPKVLQGLFGAVERLFSVKIQPDTSQTWHKDVRFFRVNAADGTLLAQFYIDLYAREGKRGGAWMDDARGRKILANGKVQTPVAYLTCNFSAPVGDKPALFTHDEVITLFHEFGHGLHHMLTQVGELGVSGINGVEWDAVELPSQFMENFCWEYEVLTGMTQHVDSGEPLPRPLFDRMLAAKNFQNGMMTLRQIVFSSFDMHLHTDFDPQGAKSVLDLSREINDRVHVVPQYPLSRWPNTFSHIFAGGYAAGYYSYKWAEVLSADVYAAFEEAAQLSGTVLDSETGARYQREILSVGGSRPAMDSFVAFRGRAPQIDALLRHGGMAA, encoded by the coding sequence ATGGACCAAGCCCTCAACAATCCACTGCTGGACTTCACCGACCTGCCGCGCTTCTCCGAGATCCGCCCCGAGCACATCAGCCCGGCGCTCGACGTGCTGCTCGAACGTGCGCAGGCAGCCGTGGCGCGCGCCGAAGATCCGGCCACGCCGTCCGACTGGGCCAGTGCCGTGGAAGCGCTGGAAGCCGTCACCGAGCCGCTGGGCCGCGCCTGGGGCGTGGTCGGGCACCTGAGCGCGGTCGCCGATACGCCGGAGCTGCGCAAGGCGCACGCCGAGAACCTGCCGCGCATGACGGAGTTCTGGTCGTCGCTGGGCCAAAGCCTGGCGCTCTATGAAAAGTACAAGGCGCTCGCAGCCAGCCCCGAATTTGCCGGCATGAGCGCCGCGCGCCACCAGCTCATCGAGAATGAGCTGCGCGGCTTCCGTCTGGGCGGCGCCGAACTGCCCGAGGACAAGAAACCGCGCTTTGCCGAAATCCAGGAACAGCAGGCGCAGTTGTCCAAGGCATTCTCCGACCACGTGCTCGACGCCACCAACGCCTACGCGCTGATCATCGAAGATCCGGCACGGCTATCCGGATTGCCCGAGGACGCACAGGAGGCTGCCCGCCACGCGGCGGAGAAGGACGGCAAGGCCGGCTGGAAATTCACGCTGCACTTCCCCTCCTACTTCCCCGTGCTGCAGTACGCGGACGACCGAGCGCTGCGCCAGACCCTGTACGAGGCCAACGTGACCCGTGCATCGGAACATGGCGCCCAGTACGGCAGCGGCCAGGCCGACTGGGACAACACGGCCAATATGCGTGAACAGCTCGCACTGCGCCGCGAGGAAGCGCAAATGCTCGGCTACCAGTGCTACGGCGAAGTGTCGCTGGTGCCGAAGATGGCCGAGTCGCCAGCCGAGGTGCTGAAGTTCCTCGACGAACTCGCGGTCAAGGCACGTCCGTATGCCGAGCAGGACTGGGCTGAACTCAAGGCCTATGCCGCGGCCGAGCTGGGGCTGGCCGAACTGGCGCCGTGGGACGTTGCCTATGCCTCCGAAAAGCTGCGGGAGCAACGCTATGCGTTCTCGGAGAACGAAGTGAAGCAATACTTCCCCGAGCCCAAGGTGCTGCAGGGTCTGTTCGGGGCCGTCGAGCGGCTGTTCTCGGTGAAGATCCAGCCCGATACGTCGCAGACCTGGCACAAGGACGTGCGCTTCTTCCGCGTGAATGCGGCCGACGGCACGCTGCTGGCCCAGTTCTACATCGACCTCTATGCGCGCGAAGGCAAGCGCGGCGGCGCGTGGATGGATGATGCGCGCGGCCGCAAGATCCTGGCCAATGGCAAGGTGCAGACGCCGGTGGCCTACCTCACCTGCAATTTCTCGGCACCGGTCGGCGACAAGCCGGCACTGTTCACGCACGACGAAGTCATCACACTGTTCCATGAATTCGGCCACGGCCTGCACCACATGCTGACGCAGGTGGGCGAGCTGGGCGTGTCCGGCATCAACGGCGTGGAATGGGATGCGGTGGAACTGCCGTCCCAGTTCATGGAGAACTTCTGCTGGGAATATGAGGTGCTGACCGGCATGACCCAGCACGTCGACAGCGGCGAGCCGCTGCCGCGCCCGCTGTTCGACCGCATGCTGGCGGCCAAGAATTTCCAGAACGGCATGATGACGCTGCGCCAGATCGTGTTCTCGTCGTTCGACATGCACCTGCACACCGACTTCGACCCGCAGGGCGCGAAGAGCGTGCTGGACCTGTCGCGCGAGATCAACGACCGCGTGCACGTGGTACCGCAGTACCCGCTGTCGCGCTGGCCCAATACCTTCAGCCACATCTTCGCGGGCGGCTATGCCGCGGGCTACTACAGCTACAAGTGGGCCGAAGTGCTGTCGGCCGACGTGTACGCCGCCTTCGAGGAAGCCGCGCAGTTGTCGGGCACCGTGCTCGACAGCGAAACCGGTGCGCGCTACCAGCGCGAGATCCTGTCGGTCGGCGGCAGCCGCCCCGCCATGGATTCCTTCGTCGCGTTCCGCGGCCGCGCGCCGCAGATCGACGCGCTGCTGCGCCACGGAGGCATGGCAGCATGA
- the xth gene encoding exodeoxyribonuclease III, with protein sequence MSAALPVSGPLRIASWNVNSLKVRLPQVLQWLAEQEQAGAPIDALCLQELKLPDDKYPLAELENAGFHSVYTGQKTYNGVAILARDASMPGPTDVVRNIPGFEDAQQRVVAATYGDVRLVCAYFPNGQALDSDKFVYKLKWLEAMTAWLREELVKYPRLALLGDFNIAPEDRDVHDPAKWEGQNLVSPQERAAFAALVELGLADVFRKFEQPEKAFSWWDYRMFAFRRNAGLRIDHILLSPVLASNCSACVIDRVPRTWEQPSDHTPVVATLNCG encoded by the coding sequence ATGAGCGCGGCGCTGCCTGTCTCCGGCCCGCTGCGCATCGCAAGCTGGAACGTCAACTCGCTCAAGGTGCGCCTGCCGCAGGTGCTTCAATGGCTGGCGGAACAGGAGCAGGCCGGCGCGCCGATCGACGCGCTGTGCCTGCAGGAACTGAAGCTGCCTGACGACAAGTACCCGCTCGCGGAACTGGAAAACGCCGGTTTCCACAGCGTCTACACGGGCCAGAAGACCTACAACGGCGTTGCCATCCTCGCGCGCGATGCCAGCATGCCGGGCCCGACCGATGTGGTGCGCAATATCCCGGGCTTTGAAGATGCGCAGCAGCGCGTCGTGGCCGCGACCTATGGCGACGTCCGGCTGGTCTGCGCCTATTTCCCGAACGGGCAGGCGCTGGACTCGGACAAGTTCGTCTACAAGCTGAAGTGGCTCGAAGCCATGACGGCGTGGCTGCGCGAAGAGCTGGTGAAGTATCCGCGGCTCGCGCTGCTCGGCGACTTCAACATCGCGCCGGAAGACCGCGACGTGCACGACCCCGCCAAATGGGAAGGCCAGAACCTGGTCTCGCCCCAGGAGCGCGCGGCCTTTGCCGCGCTGGTCGAACTGGGACTGGCCGATGTCTTCCGCAAGTTCGAGCAGCCAGAGAAGGCCTTCTCCTGGTGGGATTACCGCATGTTCGCGTTCCGGCGCAATGCGGGCTTGCGCATCGACCACATCCTGCTGTCGCCAGTCCTGGCCAGCAATTGCTCCGCCTGTGTGATTGACCGCGTGCCGCGCACCTGGGAGCAGCCGTCCGACCACACGCCGGTCGTCGCCACGCTCAACTGCGGCTGA
- a CDS encoding SulP family inorganic anion transporter yields MTATATSPADRLQRLLPWTQRVSRATLRADVVAGLLGAVLVLPQGVAFATLAGLPPEYGIYTAVVPCIIAALFGSSWHVMSGPTNANSLALFAMLSPVAFAGSPAYIGLALSVTILVGLMQFAVGTLRLGTLANFISPSVLLGFTCGAATLIGLYALKDLLGLAVPTGTSAFGVLRFLFDNLDAINWGAATVGAVTLGATLVFKRLGKRLPFMLLGLMAGYGVALVLNRTGWGSGHHVNVVGPISSAIPSFRVPDVSWRSVPDLFGIASALTIVALGQSISIAKAVALRSGQHIDANREFIGQGLSNIAGGLFSGYISCGSLNRSVPNLEAGAKTPLASVFSALWLVLLVAVSAPLLAQIPLAAIAAMLLLVAWGLFDFARLRRIAALSRTEFAIAVGTFAATLVIRLEMAVLLGTILSLVAYLYRTSRPAVRSLVPDADDPGRRFTPLDELQRPQPECPQLKLLRMEGAIYFGAVQYVTDRLHWLRTVNANQKHLLAMTKSMNFIDLAGAEMWEAELTERRAVGGDLYFHRPRTQVLQTWEQTGFTTKLRTDHVFSTKRQALHTIIGQLSPDICAQCQVRIFEECAQRPGAQTHAEAL; encoded by the coding sequence ATGACTGCCACCGCAACCAGCCCAGCCGACCGGCTGCAGCGCCTGCTTCCCTGGACTCAACGCGTGTCCCGTGCCACCTTGCGCGCGGACGTGGTCGCGGGACTGCTCGGCGCCGTGCTGGTGTTGCCGCAGGGCGTGGCCTTTGCCACGCTGGCGGGGCTGCCGCCGGAGTACGGCATCTACACGGCCGTGGTGCCATGCATCATCGCCGCGCTGTTCGGGTCGAGCTGGCACGTAATGTCCGGTCCGACCAATGCCAATTCGCTGGCGCTGTTCGCCATGCTGAGTCCCGTGGCCTTCGCGGGCAGCCCGGCTTATATCGGCCTGGCGCTGTCGGTCACCATCCTGGTCGGCTTGATGCAGTTTGCGGTCGGCACGCTGCGGCTGGGCACGCTGGCCAACTTCATCTCCCCTTCCGTGCTGCTCGGCTTCACCTGCGGCGCAGCCACGCTGATCGGCCTCTATGCGCTCAAGGACCTGCTCGGCCTGGCGGTGCCCACGGGCACTAGCGCATTCGGCGTGCTGCGCTTCCTGTTCGACAACCTGGACGCCATCAACTGGGGCGCAGCCACCGTGGGCGCTGTCACGCTCGGCGCGACGCTGGTGTTCAAGCGCCTGGGCAAGCGGCTGCCGTTCATGCTGCTTGGTCTCATGGCCGGCTACGGCGTGGCTTTGGTGCTGAACCGGACCGGATGGGGAAGCGGACACCATGTCAATGTGGTCGGACCGATCTCCTCGGCAATTCCGAGCTTCCGTGTGCCGGATGTTTCCTGGCGCAGCGTGCCGGACCTGTTCGGCATCGCCTCGGCGCTGACCATCGTCGCACTGGGCCAGTCGATCTCGATTGCCAAGGCGGTAGCGTTGCGTTCCGGCCAGCATATCGACGCCAACCGCGAATTCATTGGCCAGGGGCTGTCGAATATTGCCGGCGGCCTGTTCTCCGGCTACATCTCGTGCGGTTCGCTCAACCGCTCGGTGCCGAATTTGGAGGCCGGTGCGAAGACGCCGCTGGCCAGCGTGTTCTCGGCCCTGTGGCTAGTGCTGCTGGTGGCCGTCAGCGCGCCGCTGCTCGCGCAGATTCCGCTGGCCGCTATCGCGGCCATGCTGCTGCTCGTCGCCTGGGGCTTGTTCGACTTTGCCCGCCTGCGCCGCATTGCCGCCCTGAGCCGCACCGAGTTCGCTATCGCCGTGGGCACCTTCGCCGCCACCCTGGTGATCCGGCTGGAGATGGCGGTGCTGCTCGGTACCATTCTTTCGCTGGTCGCCTACCTGTACCGCACATCACGACCGGCGGTGCGCAGCCTCGTGCCCGACGCCGACGACCCGGGCCGCCGCTTCACGCCGCTGGACGAATTGCAGCGGCCGCAGCCGGAGTGCCCCCAACTCAAGCTGCTGCGCATGGAAGGCGCCATCTATTTCGGCGCCGTGCAGTACGTGACGGATCGGCTGCACTGGCTGCGCACGGTCAATGCCAACCAGAAGCATCTGCTGGCCATGACCAAGAGCATGAACTTCATCGACCTGGCCGGCGCGGAGATGTGGGAAGCCGAACTGACCGAACGGCGCGCCGTCGGCGGCGACCTGTACTTCCACCGTCCGCGCACGCAAGTGCTGCAGACCTGGGAACAAACGGGGTTCACCACCAAGCTCCGCACGGACCACGTCTTTTCCACCAAGCGTCAGGCGCTGCACACGATCATCGGGCAACTCTCTCCCGATATCTGCGCGCAGTGCCAGGTGCGCATCTTCGAAGAGTGCGCGCAGCGCCCCGGCGCGCAAACGCACGCGGAAGCGCTGTGA
- a CDS encoding DUF1488 domain-containing protein: protein MDIKFQEQERYDINNEGLLFHAIVNGEKVTCVVTREALWEGFSADQVLSLEEAFRAGRDTIERAAVVLIEQGVPQPVVVKRAHVAPV, encoded by the coding sequence ATGGATATCAAGTTCCAAGAGCAAGAGCGCTACGACATCAATAACGAAGGCTTGCTGTTCCACGCCATCGTCAATGGCGAAAAGGTAACGTGCGTCGTGACACGCGAAGCACTATGGGAAGGATTCAGCGCGGACCAGGTCCTGTCGCTGGAAGAAGCCTTCCGCGCCGGGCGCGACACGATCGAGCGCGCAGCGGTGGTGCTGATTGAACAAGGCGTCCCGCAACCGGTCGTCGTCAAGCGCGCACACGTGGCGCCGGTCTGA
- a CDS encoding 8-oxoguanine deaminase, protein MTLIALNADVLVTMDAQRREIPDGALVADGPAVQWVGATADLPPQYRRMIDDGTAQVIDMRGRVVIPGLVNTHHHMYQSLTRAVPAAQDAELFAWLTNLYMLWSHLTPEMIGISTKTAMAELMLSGCTTTSDHLYLYPNGSRLDDSIAAAQEMGMRFHAARGSMSVGRSKGGLPPDVVVEEETAILRDSQRLVEQYHDSSRHAMLRMVLAPCSPFSVSRDLMRESALMARHYGVSLHTHLAENDNDIAYSREKFGLTPAQYAEDLGWVGHDVWHAHCVKLDEEGIALFARTGTGVAHCPCSNMRLASGIAPVRAMRDAGVKVGLGVDGSASNDGAHMLGEARQAMLLQRVGFGPAAMSAREALEIATLGGARVLNRDDIGALAPGMSADFVAFDMSAVGFAGGGHDPVAALVFCAPANVVTSVINGRVVVRDGELLTADLPVVLSRHRQLARTLFERARDSGA, encoded by the coding sequence ATGACCCTGATTGCCCTGAACGCCGATGTGCTTGTCACCATGGATGCGCAACGGCGAGAAATACCCGATGGCGCACTGGTTGCCGACGGCCCCGCGGTGCAATGGGTCGGGGCGACGGCGGATTTGCCGCCGCAGTATCGCCGCATGATCGACGATGGCACGGCGCAGGTCATCGACATGCGCGGCCGTGTAGTGATTCCCGGCCTGGTCAATACGCACCATCACATGTACCAGAGCCTGACCCGCGCCGTGCCCGCGGCACAGGATGCCGAGCTGTTTGCGTGGCTGACCAATCTCTACATGCTGTGGTCGCACCTGACACCGGAGATGATCGGCATCTCGACGAAGACCGCGATGGCCGAGTTGATGCTGTCGGGCTGCACGACCACGAGCGATCACCTCTATCTCTATCCAAACGGATCGCGCCTCGACGACTCCATTGCCGCCGCGCAGGAAATGGGCATGCGCTTCCACGCGGCGCGCGGCTCGATGAGCGTCGGTCGCAGCAAGGGTGGCCTGCCGCCGGATGTAGTGGTGGAAGAGGAGACCGCCATCCTGCGCGACAGCCAGCGCCTGGTCGAGCAGTATCACGATAGTTCTCGTCACGCGATGCTGCGCATGGTGCTGGCGCCCTGTTCGCCGTTTTCAGTGTCGCGCGACCTGATGCGCGAATCGGCGCTCATGGCTCGCCACTATGGCGTGTCGCTGCATACGCACCTGGCCGAGAACGACAACGACATCGCCTATTCGCGCGAGAAGTTCGGGCTGACGCCTGCACAGTACGCCGAGGATCTCGGCTGGGTCGGCCACGATGTCTGGCATGCCCACTGCGTGAAGCTCGACGAGGAGGGGATCGCCCTGTTTGCACGTACGGGTACGGGTGTTGCGCATTGCCCGTGCTCCAATATGCGGCTGGCGTCAGGCATCGCCCCGGTGCGCGCCATGCGCGATGCCGGCGTCAAAGTTGGCCTCGGCGTGGACGGCAGTGCCTCGAACGATGGCGCGCATATGCTTGGCGAGGCGCGCCAGGCCATGCTGCTGCAGCGCGTCGGGTTTGGGCCGGCGGCGATGAGCGCGCGCGAGGCACTGGAGATTGCCACGCTCGGCGGTGCGCGCGTGCTCAATCGGGATGACATCGGTGCGTTGGCCCCCGGCATGTCTGCCGACTTCGTGGCCTTCGATATGTCGGCTGTCGGCTTTGCCGGGGGCGGGCATGACCCGGTTGCCGCGCTGGTGTTCTGCGCGCCCGCCAATGTGGTCACCAGCGTGATCAACGGACGCGTGGTGGTTCGTGACGGTGAACTGCTGACGGCCGACTTGCCGGTCGTGTTGTCGCGGCACCGCCAGCTCGCGCGCACGCTGTTCGAGCGCGCACGCGACAGCGGCGCCTGA